A window from Solea senegalensis isolate Sse05_10M linkage group LG15, IFAPA_SoseM_1, whole genome shotgun sequence encodes these proteins:
- the LOC122782065 gene encoding ubiquitin-conjugating enzyme E2 D4-like, whose protein sequence is MALKRIQKELKDLQKDPPSSCSAGPVGEDMFHWQATILGPTDSPYNGGVFFLAVHFPTDYPFKPPKVSFTTKIYHPNINSNGSICLDILRSQWSPALTVSKVLLSICSLLCDPNPDDPLVPDIAHTYKSDRQKYNRQAKDWTQRYAM, encoded by the exons ATGGCTCTGAAGAGAATACAGAAG gAGCTGAAGGATTTGCAGAAAGATCCTCCATCTTCGTGCTCAGCCGGACCTGTAGGAGAAGACA TGTTTCACTGGCAAGCCACCATCTTAGGACCG acTGACAGTCCATATAACGGAGGAGTATTCTTCCTTGCTGTCCATTTCCCCACTGACTATCCTTTTAAACCACCTAAG GTTTCTTTTACAACAAAAATCTATCATCCAAACATAAACAGCAATGGTAGCATCTGCCTTGACATCCTGAGGTCACAGTGGTCCCCTGCCCTGACTGTGTCAAAAG tttTATTATCAATTTGCTCTCTGCTATGTGACCCAAATCCAGATGATCCGCTAGTCCCAGACATTGCACATACCTACAAATCTGACAGGCAAAA gTACAACAGACAAGCCAAAGACTGGACTCAGAGGTATGCAATGTGA